The Candidatus Eisenbacteria bacterium genome contains the following window.
CACTACGACTCCGAGGTGCAGGGCCGCACCTGGATGCGGCCCGGTGAGGGGGACGCCACGGTGGCACGTGTTCACCCGGAGCGCCCGACCGGAGTGGCGTTCGCGGTCGCCGGCAATCCGCACTGGTGCGCGGCGGATCCCGACCTCGGCGCGCGCCACGCGGTGGCGGAGGCGGCGCGCAATCTGGCTTGCGTGGGCGCCCGTCCGCTCGCGTTGACCGACTGCCTCAACTTCGGCCACCCGAGCGACGAGCGGGTGATGGGCGACCTCGAAGCGACGATCGACGGATTGCGTGTCGCGGCGGAAGCGCTCGGCGAGCTCTCGGCGCCCGGCTACCCGCTGCCGTACGTGAGCGGCAACGTGAGCCTTCACAATCAGAGCGGTGCGGACGCGATCCCCCCCTCACCGATCGTCATGGCGGCGGGCGTGATCCGCGATGTCACCACGGCGCTCGGGCAGGCGCTGCAGGAGCCAGGAAATTTCCTGGTGCTCGCCGGACAGCGCCGCACCACGGTGACCGGCACGCAGTACGCGCGCACGGTGATGGGCGCCGCCGACACCGCTCCACCACCGCTCGATCTCGCGCACGAGGCGCGGCTGCAGGCACTCGCCGTCGCCGTCGCCGAGGATCGGCTTGCGGTCGCCGCGCACGACGTGTCGGATGGCGGCCTCGGCACCACACTCGCCGAGATGCTGCTGGCGCGCGCCGTCGAAACGCCGCTCGGAATCGAAGTGGATCTCGGCGCGCTGGAGTGTGAAGGGGCGATTGCACTGTTCTCGGAAGAGCCGGCAATCGTCTGGGAGGTGTCACCCGCGGCACTGCCGCGCTTCATGGCGGCCGCGCGCGAAGCCCGGGTGGTGGCGTGGCCGATCGGCACCGTCGCCGACCACTCCGAACTGCGCGTGCTGTGCGCCGCGGAGGACAGCATCACGTGGCGGCGTGACGAACTCGCGACCGCGGTCGAGTCGCCGCTTCCGCGACTATGGAACGAGGACCTGTCATGAGGCGGCCGCGCGTGGCGGTGGTGCAGTTCCCGGGCGTCAACTGTGAGCGCGAGAGCGCTCGAGCGCTGGAGCGTTCGGGGCTCGAAGCCGAAGTGTTCGGCTGGACGCGCGCGGCAAGTGAGCTGCACGACTTCGACGCGTATCTGATCCCGGGGGGATTCTCTTATCAGGATCGGGTGCGTGGAGGAGCCCTGGCGGCGAAGGATCCGCTGCTCGAGGCACTCGCCGCAGCCGCGGAGCGTGGCAAGCCGGTGCTGGGGATCTGCAACGGGGCGCAGGTCCTGGTCGAGGCCGGGCTGGTGCCGGGAGGCGAGCACGTGGAGCTGGCGCTGGCCGGCAATCGCATGCCCGACCGCTCCGGTTACTTCGCGCGCTGGATCTACGTACGCATCGAGGCGTCGGCTTGCGTCTTCACGCGCCATCTGCCGGTCGGCACGTTGTTGCCGCTTCCGATCGCGCACGGCGAGGGCCGCTTCACGAGTCGGGATCCGGATCGCCTTGCCGCACTCGGTGCGGCGGGTCAGGTTCCGTTGCGCTATGTCCGCGCCGACGGCACGCCCGCGGCGGGTTTTCCAGCCAATCCCAACGGCGCCGAGTTCGATGCTGCGGCAGTGTGCAATGCGCGTGGAAACGTACTCGCGATCATGCCGCATCCGGAGCGCGCGCTCAATGCGGGCGGGCTCGGCCGGGCCGTTGCAGGCGAGTGGGCCGCGCATCGCGATCGAGCT
Protein-coding sequences here:
- the purQ gene encoding phosphoribosylformylglycinamidine synthase I, with product MRRPRVAVVQFPGVNCERESARALERSGLEAEVFGWTRAASELHDFDAYLIPGGFSYQDRVRGGALAAKDPLLEALAAAAERGKPVLGICNGAQVLVEAGLVPGGEHVELALAGNRMPDRSGYFARWIYVRIEASACVFTRHLPVGTLLPLPIAHGEGRFTSRDPDRLAALGAAGQVPLRYVRADGTPAAGFPANPNGAEFDAAAVCNARGNVLAIMPHPERALNAGGLGRAVAGEWAAHRDRARASGEADAAGPGLSLFEGLQRHLVAERT